A stretch of Methanosphaerula palustris E1-9c DNA encodes these proteins:
- a CDS encoding RAD55 family ATPase, producing the protein MEKRSTGISGLDQVLEGGLPCGTIVLIQGNPLSGSDLLARQFWNAAADFGTYLMLDGEVESGMLSEFSPERTEEYGRGEVIIVDSLSTILLEHGIDITLAFLRSMKEQIRRTGGNLIVLTYPGLHTQLEEVRLLRAVDLFFEMQQEVVMNEVSHLLIIHKVVGMPVPLRVFPYFVTEHGVELSTSIFIV; encoded by the coding sequence ATGGAGAAACGGAGCACAGGGATTAGTGGACTGGACCAGGTGCTCGAAGGCGGCCTTCCGTGCGGAACCATCGTGCTGATCCAGGGTAACCCCCTATCAGGCAGCGATCTGCTGGCCAGGCAGTTCTGGAACGCTGCCGCAGATTTCGGTACCTATCTGATGCTGGATGGGGAGGTTGAATCCGGAATGCTCTCCGAATTTTCACCTGAACGCACCGAAGAATACGGGCGGGGGGAGGTGATCATCGTCGACTCCCTCTCGACGATCTTGTTGGAGCATGGGATTGATATCACCCTGGCATTTCTCCGGTCGATGAAGGAGCAGATCCGGCGGACGGGGGGAAATCTGATCGTGCTGACCTACCCCGGGCTGCACACTCAACTTGAGGAGGTCAGGCTGTTGCGAGCTGTGGACCTCTTCTTTGAGATGCAACAGGAGGTCGTGATGAATGAAGTCAGCCACCTGCTGATCATCCATAAGGTGGTGGGGATGCCGGTGCCGCTCCGGGTCTTCCCTTACTTTGTCACCGAGCATGGCGTCGAGCTCTCGACTTCGATCTTCATTGTCTAG